In Luteitalea sp. TBR-22, one genomic interval encodes:
- the lolA gene encoding outer membrane lipoprotein chaperone LolA produces the protein MHTRRFFLSAACLGLATIAGPAEVLAQGTGDALARSIQAHYQQVKDFTAAFEQSYVGGALKRRTVERGTVAIRKPGRMRWDYEAPEKKLFVADGMRMYFYVPADRQVRVSAMPEAGRVPTPILFLAGRGDLLRDFTVEEVQAPMVGTRALKLRPVRKEPEYETLTLVVDATTFVMRQLIVVDGQGGTSTFSFTNLRENVGVAEGKFRFSMPKGVDVVTQE, from the coding sequence ATGCACACGAGACGCTTCTTCCTGTCGGCCGCCTGCCTGGGCCTCGCGACGATCGCCGGTCCTGCCGAGGTACTGGCGCAGGGAACGGGTGACGCACTCGCCCGCTCCATCCAGGCGCACTATCAGCAGGTGAAGGACTTCACGGCTGCCTTCGAGCAGTCGTACGTGGGCGGGGCCCTGAAACGGCGCACCGTCGAGCGGGGGACAGTGGCCATCCGGAAGCCGGGCCGGATGCGGTGGGACTACGAAGCGCCGGAGAAGAAGCTGTTCGTCGCCGACGGCATGCGGATGTACTTCTACGTGCCCGCCGATCGGCAGGTGCGCGTGAGCGCCATGCCCGAAGCCGGACGGGTGCCGACGCCGATCCTCTTTCTGGCGGGCCGCGGCGACCTCCTGCGCGACTTCACCGTCGAGGAAGTCCAGGCTCCGATGGTCGGCACCCGCGCCCTGAAGCTGCGGCCGGTGCGCAAGGAGCCCGAGTACGAGACCCTCACGCTGGTGGTCGACGCGACGACCTTCGTGATGCGCCAGTTGATCGTCGTCGACGGCCAGGGAGGCACTTCCACGTTCAGCTTCACCAATCTGCGCGAGAATGTCGGCGTGGCCGAGGGCAAGTTCCGCTTCTCCATGCCGAAGGGCGTCGATGTCGTCACGCAGGAGTGA